From Bacillus basilensis, a single genomic window includes:
- the rocD gene encoding ornithine aminotransferase, whose product MIQTKDIIELTDTYGANNYHPLPIVISKAEGVWVEDPEGNRYMDLLSAYSAVNQGHRHPKIINALLDQANRVTLTSRAFHSDQLGPWYEKVAKLTNKEMVLPMNTGAEAVETAIKTARRWAYDVKKVEANRAEIIVCEDNFHGRTMGAVSMSSNEEYKRGFGPMLPGIIVIPYGDLEALKAAITPNTAAFILEPIQGEAGINIPPAGFLKEALAVCKKENVLFVADEIQTGLGRTGKVFACDWDGITPDMYILGKALGGGVFPISCVAANRDILGVFEPGSHGSTFGGNPLACAVSIAALEVLEEEKLTERSLQLGEKLVGQLKEIDNPMITEVRGKGLFIGIELNEPARPYCEQLKAAGLLCKETHENVIRIAPPLVISEEDLEWAFQKIKAVLS is encoded by the coding sequence ATGATTCAAACTAAGGATATTATCGAACTTACAGACACATACGGAGCAAATAACTATCACCCACTTCCAATCGTTATTTCTAAAGCAGAAGGCGTTTGGGTAGAAGATCCTGAAGGAAACCGTTATATGGACTTATTAAGTGCATATTCTGCAGTAAACCAAGGTCATCGTCACCCAAAAATCATTAACGCTTTACTTGACCAAGCTAATCGTGTTACGTTAACTTCTCGTGCTTTCCATAGCGATCAATTAGGTCCTTGGTACGAAAAAGTTGCGAAACTAACTAATAAAGAAATGGTACTTCCAATGAATACAGGTGCAGAAGCTGTTGAAACTGCAATTAAAACAGCTCGCCGCTGGGCTTATGACGTGAAGAAAGTAGAAGCAAACCGTGCTGAAATCATCGTTTGTGAAGATAACTTCCACGGTCGTACGATGGGTGCTGTTTCTATGTCTTCAAACGAAGAGTACAAGCGTGGATTCGGCCCAATGCTTCCTGGCATTATCGTAATTCCTTACGGTGATTTAGAAGCATTAAAAGCTGCTATTACACCAAACACAGCTGCATTCATTTTAGAACCAATCCAAGGTGAAGCAGGAATTAATATCCCACCAGCTGGTTTCTTAAAAGAAGCTCTTGCAGTATGTAAAAAAGAAAACGTTTTATTCGTAGCAGATGAAATCCAAACAGGCTTAGGCCGTACTGGTAAAGTATTTGCTTGTGACTGGGACGGTATAACTCCTGATATGTACATACTTGGTAAAGCTCTTGGTGGCGGCGTATTCCCAATCTCTTGCGTAGCAGCAAACCGCGACATTTTAGGCGTATTTGAGCCAGGTTCTCACGGTTCTACATTCGGTGGTAACCCACTTGCATGTGCTGTTTCTATCGCAGCTCTTGAAGTGTTAGAAGAAGAAAAATTAACAGAGCGTTCTCTTCAATTAGGTGAAAAATTAGTTGGGCAATTAAAAGAAATTGATAACCCAATGATCACTGAAGTTCGCGGTAAAGGTTTATTCATCGGTATCGAATTAAACGAGCCAGCTCGTCCTTACTGTGAACAACTAAAAGCAGCTGGTCTTTTATGTAAAGAAACACACGAAAACGTAATTCGTATCGCACCACCTCTAGTAATCTCTGAAGAAGATTTAGAGTGGGCATTCCAAAAAATTAAAGCGGTATTATCGTAA
- a CDS encoding YisL family protein has translation MVHMHITAWALGLILFFVAYSLYSAGRKGKGVHMGLRLMYIIIIVTGFMLYMSIVKTATGSTHMWYGLKMLAGILVIGGMEMVLVKMSKNKPTGAVWGLFIVALVAVLYLGLKLPIGWYVFK, from the coding sequence ATGGTACATATGCATATTACAGCATGGGCGTTAGGTTTAATTTTATTCTTTGTGGCGTATTCACTTTATTCAGCAGGGAGAAAAGGGAAAGGTGTACATATGGGGCTTCGCCTAATGTACATTATCATTATTGTGACAGGCTTCATGTTGTACATGAGTATTGTGAAGACAGCAACAGGTAGCACGCACATGTGGTATGGCTTAAAAATGTTAGCTGGTATTTTAGTTATCGGTGGAATGGAAATGGTTCTTGTAAAAATGAGCAAAAACAAACCAACAGGGGCGGTTTGGGGCTTATTTATTGTCGCGCTAGTAGCGGTATTATACTTAGGACTAAAATTACCGATTGGCTGGTACGTATTCAAATAA
- a CDS encoding DUF2777 domain-containing protein → MIQRKHILYNQPRAHTVGNVEYINNEWVFFDDENEEAFLLEDIAEDGFEILYNNNWLPARFYEQDILQIANEQHHLQNGEMIRIRKKLLLSYTEWLEELPDSVFALLTEALQSLHYSLYDCMYCHNYLSFLPKEEARAGVNILLFDNEEMICTLQHHFVRHATSNKNMFRFTKVNGEELHIDAT, encoded by the coding sequence ATGATACAACGTAAACATATTTTGTATAACCAGCCTCGTGCTCATACGGTCGGTAATGTAGAATACATAAACAATGAATGGGTATTCTTTGATGATGAAAATGAGGAAGCATTTTTATTAGAAGATATTGCCGAAGATGGATTTGAGATTTTATATAACAATAACTGGCTACCAGCTCGTTTCTATGAACAAGATATATTACAAATCGCCAACGAACAGCACCATTTGCAAAATGGTGAAATGATACGTATTCGTAAAAAATTACTTCTTAGCTATACAGAATGGCTTGAAGAATTACCTGACTCTGTCTTTGCCTTATTAACAGAGGCATTGCAATCACTTCACTACTCTTTATATGATTGCATGTATTGTCATAATTATTTATCTTTCTTACCGAAAGAGGAAGCACGTGCAGGAGTAAATATTCTATTGTTCGATAATGAAGAAATGATTTGTACACTGCAGCACCATTTCGTTCGTCACGCTACGTCAAATAAAAATATGTTTCGTTTTACGAAAGTAAACGGAGAAGAGTTGCATATTGATGCGACATAA
- the asnB gene encoding asparagine synthase (glutamine-hydrolyzing), which yields MCGITGWVDYKRSLEGERDVVTKMAETLAKRGPDDNKVWIKGNVAFGHKRLIVVDPEGGKQPMTCLKDETNYAICYNGELYNTEDIRKELLRRGYTFKGHSDTEVLLASYIEWKEECVDHLNGIYAFAVWDEQKEQVFIARDRLGVKPLFYKYDSGRLLFGSELKAILAHPDVKAEVTLEGLSEVFGLGPSRTPGHGIYAGIKELRPGHAMTFSKNGLCIWRYWNVESKKHEDSFEETVEKTRFLLQDAITRQLVSDVPLCTFLSGGVDSSAITAIAAKEYARSGKGQLHTYSVDYEDNDKYFKANTFQPNSDAPFINLMTETFQTIHHRCVISNEQLAQYLTEAVLVRDLPGMADIDSSLLWFCREIKQDFVVGLSGECADEIFGGYPWFYREDDLQSSVFPWMRSTEAREQLLKKEWRNKLNLQQYVQQRYEESIQEVPILEGESPIEAKRRQLFYLNMVWFMTTLLDRKDRMSMGASLEVRVPFADHRLVEYAWNIPWEMKMYKNREKGLLRKALEGLLPNDILYRKKSPYPKTHNPHYTKAVTVWLQDLLTGKGSILHELFDKEQLSGLIESGGSAFQTPWFGQLMTGPQLLAHLAQIHVWFKEYGVNIKE from the coding sequence ATGTGCGGGATTACAGGATGGGTGGATTATAAACGCTCATTAGAAGGAGAACGGGACGTCGTTACGAAGATGGCTGAGACGTTAGCGAAGCGTGGCCCAGATGATAATAAAGTTTGGATTAAAGGCAATGTCGCATTTGGGCATAAACGGTTAATCGTTGTTGATCCTGAGGGTGGTAAACAGCCGATGACTTGTTTAAAAGACGAAACGAATTATGCAATTTGTTATAACGGCGAACTGTATAACACGGAAGATATTCGAAAGGAACTCTTAAGAAGAGGATATACGTTCAAAGGTCATTCTGATACGGAAGTACTATTAGCATCGTATATTGAATGGAAAGAAGAATGTGTCGATCATTTAAACGGTATATATGCGTTTGCGGTATGGGATGAACAGAAAGAACAAGTATTTATTGCACGAGATCGATTAGGTGTAAAACCGCTATTTTATAAATACGATAGTGGACGATTACTATTTGGTTCAGAGTTAAAAGCGATATTAGCACATCCAGATGTAAAGGCAGAAGTAACGTTAGAAGGTTTATCAGAAGTATTCGGTCTTGGACCATCTAGAACGCCTGGTCACGGTATTTATGCTGGTATAAAAGAATTACGTCCAGGTCATGCGATGACATTTTCAAAGAACGGTTTATGTATATGGAGATATTGGAATGTGGAAAGTAAAAAGCATGAAGACTCCTTTGAAGAAACAGTAGAAAAAACACGCTTTTTATTACAAGATGCGATTACAAGGCAGCTCGTTTCTGATGTACCACTGTGCACTTTTCTATCAGGTGGTGTAGACTCGAGCGCGATTACAGCAATTGCTGCGAAAGAATACGCAAGATCAGGAAAAGGTCAATTACACACGTATTCGGTTGATTACGAAGATAATGACAAATACTTTAAAGCAAATACGTTTCAGCCAAATTCAGATGCACCATTTATTAATTTGATGACTGAAACGTTTCAAACAATTCATCATCGCTGCGTCATTTCAAATGAACAATTAGCACAGTATTTAACAGAAGCAGTACTCGTTCGTGATTTACCTGGTATGGCAGATATTGATTCGTCATTATTATGGTTTTGCCGCGAAATTAAACAAGATTTTGTCGTCGGTTTATCTGGGGAATGTGCAGACGAAATATTTGGTGGATATCCGTGGTTTTATAGAGAAGATGATTTACAATCAAGTGTATTTCCGTGGATGCGTTCTACAGAAGCGCGTGAACAATTGCTAAAGAAAGAATGGAGAAATAAATTAAATTTACAACAATATGTACAACAGCGCTATGAAGAATCCATTCAAGAAGTTCCTATTTTAGAGGGAGAAAGCCCGATTGAAGCAAAAAGAAGACAATTATTTTATTTAAATATGGTATGGTTTATGACAACATTATTAGACAGAAAAGACCGTATGAGTATGGGTGCAAGTTTAGAAGTACGCGTTCCATTTGCGGATCACCGACTTGTCGAATATGCATGGAATATTCCTTGGGAAATGAAAATGTATAAAAACCGCGAAAAAGGTCTATTGCGTAAAGCGTTAGAAGGGTTACTTCCAAATGACATCTTATATAGAAAGAAGAGCCCGTATCCGAAAACACATAATCCACACTACACAAAAGCAGTAACAGTATGGCTACAAGATTTATTAACAGGTAAAGGCTCGATTTTACACGAACTATTCGATAAGGAACAGCTGAGTGGATTAATTGAGTCAGGCGGCAGTGCATTTCAAACGCCTTGGTTTGGTCAATTAATGACTGGGCCGCAACTTTTAGCTCATTTAGCGCAAATTCATGTTTGGTTTAAAGAATACGGGGTAAATATTAAAGAATAG
- the hemH gene encoding ferrochelatase — MTKKKIGLLVMAYGTPESLDDVEAYYTHIRHGRKPSEEALQDLISRYKAIGGISPLAKITKEQAHKLTDAMNNIFTEYEFTCYLGLKHVAPFIEDAVEEMKRDGIGQAISIVLAPHYSTFSIKAYNDRAIRLSKEIGGPVIEPIEQWYDEPKFILYWANQIKETFTNIVDKEKTVVIFSAHSLPEKIIAAGDPYVEQLQHTADLIAAAANIQNYTIGWQSAGNTPDPWIGPDVQDLTKDLYKEHGYESFIYCPVGFVAEHLEVLYDNDYECKVVTDELNAKYFRPNMPNAQSVFIECLAGIVSKKMKEIVDKDLVLNNN, encoded by the coding sequence ATGACAAAGAAAAAAATAGGTTTACTCGTAATGGCGTATGGGACGCCAGAATCATTAGATGATGTAGAAGCGTATTACACACATATTCGCCATGGGCGTAAGCCATCTGAAGAAGCACTCCAAGATTTAATTAGTCGCTATAAAGCAATTGGCGGAATTTCACCACTTGCAAAAATTACGAAAGAGCAAGCGCATAAATTAACAGATGCAATGAATAACATATTTACAGAGTATGAATTTACTTGTTACTTAGGCTTAAAACATGTTGCTCCATTTATAGAAGATGCAGTAGAAGAGATGAAGCGCGATGGAATTGGGCAGGCGATTAGTATCGTATTAGCGCCGCATTATTCTACTTTTAGCATTAAAGCGTATAATGACCGTGCTATTCGTCTTTCAAAAGAAATCGGTGGGCCTGTTATTGAACCAATTGAACAATGGTATGATGAACCGAAATTTATTTTGTATTGGGCAAATCAAATAAAAGAGACGTTTACTAATATTGTAGATAAAGAGAAGACTGTCGTAATTTTTTCTGCACATAGTTTACCAGAAAAAATTATTGCAGCAGGTGATCCTTATGTGGAGCAATTGCAGCATACAGCGGATTTGATCGCAGCAGCTGCAAATATTCAAAACTATACAATTGGTTGGCAAAGTGCCGGAAATACTCCAGATCCATGGATTGGACCAGATGTGCAAGATTTAACAAAAGATTTATATAAAGAGCATGGATATGAATCTTTCATATATTGTCCAGTTGGCTTTGTGGCAGAGCATTTAGAGGTTTTATATGACAACGATTATGAATGTAAAGTTGTAACGGATGAACTAAATGCCAAATATTTTAGACCAAATATGCCGAATGCACAATCTGTTTTTATCGAATGCTTAG